Within the Candidatus Methylomirabilota bacterium genome, the region CCCACCCGGAGGCCGGGGGAGCGAGCGAATGCGGCGCGCCACGCCTCAGGCGTGGAGGTCTTCGCGAGTCGTGGGCGCGGCAGAGCCCACCCGGTCCCACTGCTTCCGCAGCAGGAACTGGTAGAGCCCGATCGAGCCGCTCTCGAAGGCCATCGACGAGCACGCGAGGTAGAGCAGCCAGGTCCGGTAGGTGCGCTCGCCCGCGATCGCGCGGGCTTCGTCGGCACGGGCCTGGAGGCGCTCGACCCACTGGCGGCAGGTGCGCGCGTAGTGCAGGCGCAGGTTCTCGACGTCGAGCACTTCCCAGCGGGCGCGCTCCATCTCGGTCATGGTCTCCGAAACGCCGGAGAGATCGCCGTTGGGGAAGACCTGCTCGTAGAGGAAGTCGGTGTGGCTGGTCTGCTTCCAGTGGAACTCGTGGTGGATGCCGTGATTGAGGTAGAGGCCGCCGTCGTTGAGCATCTCGCGGACGCGGTCGAAGAAAACCGGGTAGTTCGGGACCCCGACGTGCTCGATGACACC harbors:
- a CDS encoding cyclopropane-fatty-acyl-phospholipid synthase family protein gives rise to the protein MTQGSRPRDAQAIAHHYDISNDFYTLFLDPLMLYTCAYYREPDGKLEEAQRDKVDLVCRKLHLKPGETLLDIGCGWGGLSIWAAEHYGVTAHGVTLSRAQAEWAAARIKREGLEGRCLVEYRDLRDLPAGARYDKIAAIGVIEHVGVPNYPVFFDRVREMLNDGGLYLNHGIHHEFHWKQTSHTDFLYEQVFPNGDLSGVSETMTEMERARWEVLDVENLRLHYARTCRQWVERLQARADEARAIAGERTYRTWLLYLACSSMAFESGSIGLYQFLLRKQWDRVGSAAPTTREDLHA